In Hydrogenovibrio thermophilus, the following are encoded in one genomic region:
- a CDS encoding c-type cytochrome — protein MRLLNKLLIIIFVSLPVLVLADSFKTSEAYPEGQLGKMIRLGEEVMSKTDTHDMTKDLVGNRLQCKSCHLPGKDGKPGTFPSLGTFIGTAAAFPAYSSREKTVQTLQDRINNCFMRSMNGKRPIIDTEVSIAMAAYITWLSEGTPIKMDAKRPVNPKYSEFWVKNAKKFAKLQKKATHLNYLNGQKLYIQKCSVCHGKEGAGLSHFPPLWGEKNGHWLSYNTGAGMSKLHKAPVWIQKNMPLGQGGTLNDRQVADIALYINAQPRANFDLQNRLQDRNEMGYYNSKIQSEKHSVRSNFQDFGLNVDEIRGDKLIP, from the coding sequence ATGAGATTACTTAACAAATTATTGATAATTATTTTTGTCAGTTTACCTGTGCTGGTTTTGGCTGATAGTTTTAAAACATCTGAAGCTTACCCTGAAGGTCAGCTTGGAAAAATGATACGTCTGGGTGAAGAAGTGATGAGCAAAACTGATACTCATGACATGACAAAAGACTTAGTTGGTAATCGTTTACAGTGTAAGAGTTGTCATTTACCAGGCAAAGATGGGAAGCCCGGCACTTTTCCAAGTTTAGGCACATTTATTGGCACAGCAGCAGCTTTTCCGGCCTATTCATCAAGAGAAAAAACGGTTCAGACATTGCAAGATAGAATTAACAACTGTTTTATGCGTAGCATGAATGGCAAGCGTCCGATTATTGATACGGAAGTCAGTATTGCAATGGCTGCTTACATTACATGGTTGTCGGAAGGGACTCCGATTAAAATGGATGCGAAGCGTCCTGTGAACCCAAAATATTCAGAGTTTTGGGTAAAGAATGCTAAGAAATTTGCCAAACTCCAGAAAAAAGCCACACACTTAAATTATCTGAACGGTCAAAAGCTTTATATACAAAAATGTAGCGTGTGTCATGGCAAAGAAGGTGCCGGATTATCTCACTTTCCACCACTTTGGGGTGAAAAAAATGGCCATTGGCTTTCTTATAACACAGGCGCAGGAATGAGCAAGCTTCATAAGGCACCTGTCTGGATTCAAAAAAATATGCCTTTAGGTCAAGGAGGTACATTGAACGATAGGCAAGTAGCAGATATTGCTTTATATATTAATGCTCAACCCCGTGCCAATTTTGATTTACAGAACAGATTACAAGACAGAAATGAAATGGGGTATTACAATTCAAAAATACAATCTGAGAAGCATTCAGTTCGAAGTAATTTTCAAGATTTTGGTTTAAATGTTGATGAGATTCGTGGAGACAAATTGATTCCTTAA
- a CDS encoding YncE family protein — protein MNTVLPLNKIVGVLLYLLSFGSYAAPLVYIPLGSGNEVVVMDAADGKIKYEIPGIPMSHAVVATPDGQHVIASSLKEPKLYFISTKTHKVVKTIPLPSVTHHLEITPNGSYVVSTHLKIKQVSITDLATNKVIKTLETGKVPNYAIMSMDSRYVYVSNTSSNNISEIDLDKMAVVRELDGGDQPTHLIFSKDQEMIYAANPSMQTVVAIDRKTGEIVNEYEIGKKVHGLDISNDGSQLFVSSIKDNKVAAIQLKTGAIKFLSLSPSPYHLNTIKGTHKVYVSSRQKPIIWLLDERSFEVLQAISLPRGEGHQIAVIH, from the coding sequence ATGAACACCGTATTGCCATTAAATAAAATAGTAGGTGTGTTGTTATACTTACTTTCTTTTGGAAGTTATGCTGCACCGCTGGTATATATTCCTTTAGGATCAGGGAATGAAGTTGTAGTCATGGATGCGGCAGATGGAAAAATAAAATATGAAATTCCCGGCATTCCTATGTCTCATGCAGTAGTCGCGACACCCGATGGCCAACATGTCATTGCCAGTAGTTTAAAAGAGCCAAAGTTGTATTTTATTTCTACGAAAACGCATAAGGTTGTCAAAACCATACCTCTTCCAAGTGTTACCCATCATTTAGAAATTACCCCGAATGGAAGTTATGTTGTATCTACACATTTAAAGATTAAGCAGGTTAGTATTACTGATTTAGCCACAAATAAAGTTATAAAAACTTTAGAAACTGGCAAGGTTCCAAATTATGCCATTATGAGTATGGATAGCCGCTATGTTTATGTTAGCAATACGAGTAGTAATAATATTAGTGAAATTGACCTTGATAAGATGGCTGTGGTTAGAGAGCTGGATGGCGGAGATCAACCGACACACCTCATTTTTTCAAAAGACCAGGAAATGATTTATGCTGCGAATCCGAGTATGCAAACTGTTGTAGCTATCGACCGTAAAACCGGTGAAATTGTGAATGAGTATGAAATTGGCAAAAAGGTTCATGGACTGGATATCAGTAATGATGGCTCTCAGTTATTTGTAAGCAGTATTAAAGATAATAAGGTTGCAGCAATTCAATTAAAAACGGGGGCTATTAAGTTTTTATCTTTATCTCCGTCACCTTACCACTTAAATACTATTAAAGGAACGCATAAAGTTTATGTATCTAGCCGCCAAAAACCGATCATATGGTTGTTAGATGAACGCTCCTTTGAAGTCCTACAAGCCATTTCTTTACCAAGAGGAGAGGGACATCAAATAGCGGTTATTCATTAA
- a CDS encoding FTR1 family iron permease, whose amino-acid sequence MFETAIIVFREVLEAAIVIGIMAAATQAIPNKNKWLLSGIFLGLLGAVLVALLGNQLGELADGLGQELFNASVVGIAVVMLAWQTIWMSTQGASISNDAKKTGMAIKEGQKALSVLLVIVGLAILREGSEVVVFLYGISASGAQANSMLLGGGIGILSGMLVGFIIYTGLLHLPIGLFFKGTAILIAFLSAGMASQAANYLVQANKIPVLASPLWDLSSVLPNASILGSFLQTLLGYNARPDGIQVVFYVVTLLTIFFAIKWLNYRSKRLIRKDAML is encoded by the coding sequence ATGTTTGAAACGGCCATTATTGTTTTTAGAGAAGTACTGGAAGCCGCCATTGTTATTGGTATTATGGCGGCCGCCACACAAGCCATTCCAAATAAGAATAAATGGCTATTGTCTGGTATTTTTTTGGGGTTGCTGGGAGCGGTGTTAGTGGCACTTTTAGGTAACCAACTGGGCGAGCTTGCCGATGGACTTGGGCAAGAGTTATTTAATGCCAGCGTGGTAGGTATTGCGGTTGTAATGCTTGCTTGGCAAACCATTTGGATGTCGACACAAGGAGCGTCGATCTCCAATGATGCTAAAAAAACGGGGATGGCGATTAAAGAAGGACAAAAAGCTTTGTCTGTTTTATTGGTTATCGTGGGCCTCGCCATTTTAAGAGAGGGTTCTGAAGTCGTTGTCTTTTTATATGGTATTTCGGCTTCGGGTGCACAAGCCAACTCAATGCTTTTGGGTGGAGGCATAGGGATTTTGTCTGGCATGCTAGTAGGATTCATTATTTACACTGGATTGTTACATCTTCCCATTGGCCTATTTTTTAAAGGCACAGCTATTTTAATAGCTTTTTTGTCCGCCGGAATGGCATCACAAGCAGCGAACTATCTGGTACAGGCAAATAAAATCCCCGTATTAGCGAGTCCTTTATGGGATTTGTCTTCTGTTCTGCCAAATGCATCTATTTTGGGGAGTTTTTTACAAACTCTTTTAGGCTATAACGCAAGACCTGATGGAATCCAAGTGGTGTTTTATGTTGTTACTCTGCTCACAATATTTTTTGCCATCAAGTGGTTAAATTACCGAAGTAAACGTTTAATACGCAAGGACGCAATGTTATGA
- a CDS encoding cupredoxin domain-containing protein, with protein sequence MKPLVLLQIILGSFFYSTLATATMPKYEITIKDHRFLPAEITIEAGKKVLLIVHNQDATAEEFESYSLNREKLIRGQTKAKIFIGPLKPGKYPFFGEFFHKTAQGTIVVK encoded by the coding sequence ATGAAACCGTTAGTATTATTACAAATTATTTTAGGGAGTTTTTTCTACTCCACTTTAGCAACGGCTACGATGCCAAAATATGAGATTACCATTAAAGACCATCGGTTTTTGCCAGCTGAAATTACTATAGAAGCTGGCAAAAAGGTGTTATTAATTGTCCATAATCAAGATGCAACCGCAGAAGAATTTGAGAGCTACTCGCTTAATAGAGAAAAATTAATTCGTGGACAGACTAAAGCCAAAATATTTATTGGTCCTTTAAAGCCTGGTAAATATCCTTTTTTTGGCGAGTTTTTTCACAAAACTGCACAAGGCACCATTGTTGTTAAATAA
- a CDS encoding DsbA family oxidoreductase, whose protein sequence is MTRKIKITFLGDILCVWAYSTHALLEKLKHEYADRIEIDYRFISVFGDAEKFIEDGWHDKGSYSGFSNHLQAVANELGYINVNPVIWKDCKPKTSSMAHLYMKAIQLWEQKNMSLSDNQNPLKRKSEEVLWQMRVLFFEQGKDISNTKILDDLLKNANIDPVQITPFLEDGSAMASLLSDYELEPQLKLDGSPTLLLNENRQKLYGNIGYEVIKANIEALL, encoded by the coding sequence ATGACTAGAAAGATCAAAATTACATTTTTAGGTGACATTCTTTGTGTCTGGGCCTACTCCACTCATGCACTCTTAGAAAAGTTAAAGCATGAATATGCTGACCGCATTGAAATTGATTATCGGTTTATTTCCGTGTTCGGCGATGCTGAAAAATTTATAGAGGACGGCTGGCATGATAAAGGAAGCTATTCTGGCTTCTCTAATCACTTACAAGCAGTTGCAAATGAACTTGGATACATTAACGTCAACCCAGTCATTTGGAAAGACTGCAAACCCAAAACTTCTTCTATGGCTCATCTATATATGAAGGCAATCCAGTTATGGGAACAAAAAAATATGAGTTTATCTGATAACCAAAATCCACTAAAACGTAAAAGTGAAGAAGTACTTTGGCAAATGAGAGTGCTTTTTTTTGAACAGGGTAAAGACATTTCTAATACAAAAATTCTGGATGATTTATTAAAAAACGCTAACATAGATCCTGTACAAATTACCCCCTTTCTAGAGGATGGTTCAGCTATGGCATCATTACTAAGTGATTACGAGCTTGAGCCACAACTAAAACTTGATGGAAGTCCGACCTTGTTGTTGAATGAAAATCGTCAAAAATTGTATGGCAATATTGGCTACGAAGTTATTAAAGCAAATATTGAGGCACTACTTTAA